One genomic segment of Paenibacillus sp. FSL H8-0332 includes these proteins:
- a CDS encoding alpha/beta hydrolase-fold protein, which produces MRISYHKEYSHNLGRDMEYKIYGHAGKPMLVFPTSLGRFYQYEDSGMIDTLSSFIEAGKLQIWACDSLDEETFFSTHWNNEDRIHRHEQYDKYIAHELIPGILHESKRSNGGTDQRILISGCSMGAYYSASFFFRYPHYFDTLIALSGVYSTYYFFGDYMSGDVYLNSPLHYLPGLTDEHYLNQYRSSTIIACVGQGAYEDEMLHETRLLQEVLGQKGIPARIDYWGHDVSHDWPWWNKQIHYYVEGCLG; this is translated from the coding sequence ATGAGGATTAGCTACCATAAGGAGTACAGCCACAACCTGGGCAGAGACATGGAGTATAAAATATACGGCCACGCCGGCAAACCGATGCTCGTCTTCCCCACCTCGCTTGGACGCTTTTATCAATATGAGGATTCGGGCATGATCGATACGCTCTCGTCCTTCATTGAAGCGGGCAAGCTGCAGATCTGGGCCTGTGACAGTCTGGATGAGGAGACCTTCTTCTCCACCCACTGGAACAACGAGGACCGGATACACCGCCATGAACAGTATGACAAATATATTGCGCATGAGCTGATTCCCGGCATCCTCCATGAGAGCAAACGCAGCAACGGCGGGACCGACCAGCGTATTCTGATCTCCGGCTGCTCGATGGGCGCTTATTACAGCGCCAGCTTCTTTTTCCGTTATCCGCACTATTTCGATACCTTGATCGCCCTGAGCGGCGTCTACTCGACCTATTATTTCTTCGGCGACTATATGAGCGGGGACGTCTACCTCAATTCACCGCTGCATTACTTGCCGGGGCTGACGGATGAGCATTATCTGAACCAGTACCGCAGCAGCACAATTATCGCCTGTGTCGGTCAAGGGGCGTATGAGGACGAGATGCTGCATGAGACCCGGCTGCTTCAGGAGGTGCTGGGGCAGAAGGGCATTCCCGCACGGATCGACTACTGGGGCCATGATGTCAGCCATGACTGGCCATGGTGGAACAAGCAGATTCATTATTATGTGGAAGGCTGCCTGGGCTAG
- a CDS encoding DUF6509 family protein, with translation MLTFTSYTVENVRDPFNILSGKRYEFVVNIDVPEDDELYVENGVSARVIVKVEEEQTSIVSYDLLETSSGQLLDFDMEEDEQAALLQFCSEHVPA, from the coding sequence TTGTTGACATTTACAAGCTACACCGTGGAGAACGTAAGAGATCCTTTTAATATTCTAAGCGGCAAGCGATATGAGTTCGTCGTGAATATTGATGTGCCGGAGGATGATGAGCTGTACGTGGAGAACGGCGTGTCCGCACGCGTGATAGTCAAAGTGGAAGAAGAGCAGACAAGCATTGTCAGCTACGATCTGCTGGAGACCTCATCAGGCCAGCTGCTCGATTTCGATATGGAAGAAGATGAGCAAGCCGCGCTGCTACAGTTCTGTTCGGAGCATGTTCCTGCATAG
- the rlmN gene encoding 23S rRNA (adenine(2503)-C(2))-methyltransferase RlmN, which yields MNKESIYGLTLEQLTAWLLEHGHKKSRATAVWEWLYRKRITSFAEMDGMNQECIELLEQHYVFQTMEEHVKQESADGTVKFLFRLQDGNLIETVMMRQKYGLSVCVTTQVGCNIGCSFCASGLLAKSRDLTSGEIVEQIMKVQHYLDQAGLGQKVTHVVVMGIGEPFDNFRHLLNFLITIKDHKGLAIAGKGITVSTSGLADKIREFADANMQVNLAISLHAPNNELRTQIMKINRAIPIEKLMPAIDYYLEKTNRRITLEYILLKDINDREEHALELAELIGDRRQLANVNLIPYNPVDEHSQYQRSERESVRAFFDTLKKQGVSVSTRLEQGVDIDAACGQLRSKQIKKTKGKAADTVLQ from the coding sequence ATGAATAAAGAATCCATTTATGGATTGACTTTGGAGCAATTGACGGCATGGCTGCTGGAGCATGGCCACAAGAAATCCCGGGCCACCGCTGTCTGGGAATGGCTGTACCGCAAGCGGATCACCAGCTTCGCCGAGATGGACGGAATGAATCAGGAATGCATAGAGCTGCTGGAACAGCATTATGTATTTCAGACGATGGAAGAGCATGTGAAGCAGGAATCAGCGGACGGTACGGTGAAGTTCCTCTTCCGCCTCCAGGATGGCAACCTGATTGAGACGGTGATGATGCGGCAAAAATACGGCTTGTCCGTATGTGTCACCACTCAGGTCGGTTGTAATATAGGTTGTAGCTTCTGTGCAAGCGGGTTGCTGGCGAAGAGCCGGGACCTGACCAGCGGCGAGATCGTGGAGCAGATTATGAAGGTGCAGCATTACCTGGATCAGGCCGGTCTGGGTCAGAAGGTGACTCATGTCGTGGTTATGGGCATCGGCGAGCCGTTCGATAACTTCCGGCATCTGCTGAACTTCCTGATTACTATCAAGGACCACAAGGGTCTGGCGATAGCCGGCAAAGGAATTACCGTATCCACCAGCGGCCTGGCGGACAAAATCAGAGAATTCGCCGACGCCAATATGCAGGTTAATCTGGCGATCTCGCTGCATGCCCCGAATAATGAGCTGCGGACACAGATTATGAAGATTAACCGGGCCATTCCTATAGAGAAGTTAATGCCGGCGATTGATTACTATCTGGAGAAGACGAACCGGAGAATCACGCTGGAATATATCCTGCTGAAGGATATCAATGACCGCGAGGAGCATGCGCTGGAGCTGGCCGAGTTAATCGGAGACCGCCGCCAGTTGGCGAACGTCAACCTGATTCCGTATAACCCCGTGGATGAGCACAGCCAGTATCAGCGGAGCGAGCGGGAGTCGGTGCGTGCGTTCTTCGATACGCTGAAGAAGCAGGGCGTCAGCGTCAGCACCCGGCTGGAGCAGGGCGTCGATATTGATGCGGCCTGCGGACAACTGCGCAGCAAGCAAATCAAGAAGACCAAAGGCAAAGCCGCAGATACTGTGTTACAATAA
- a CDS encoding nucleotide excision repair endonuclease, with product MISITIPSPEVIIYKQANPELSHIYGFTDFHLITREAGGIFMFYNDQDELLFVGKARKLRPRIKKHFEDNVSVMKPHRDEVTRIEVCIIEDPVDREIYETYIVNKLRAKYNVEKVLYK from the coding sequence ATGATCAGCATTACCATTCCGTCACCGGAAGTTATTATTTACAAGCAAGCTAACCCTGAGCTGAGCCATATTTACGGATTCACCGATTTCCACCTGATTACCCGCGAAGCCGGCGGCATCTTCATGTTCTACAATGATCAGGACGAGCTGCTGTTTGTGGGCAAGGCCCGCAAGCTGAGACCGCGGATCAAGAAGCATTTCGAGGACAATGTATCCGTAATGAAGCCCCACCGCGACGAGGTTACCCGCATTGAAGTCTGTATCATCGAAGATCCAGTGGACAGAGAGATTTATGAGACATACATCGTGAACAAGCTTCGCGCGAAGTACAATGTCGAGAAGGTTCTGTATAAATAA